The following nucleotide sequence is from Synchiropus splendidus isolate RoL2022-P1 chromosome 1, RoL_Sspl_1.0, whole genome shotgun sequence.
GCACCTCGCAGAATTCACAGGGAGTGGTTGGAATGAATAGTTGTTGCTGCAACATcaccatctcctggagggattGACATATGTTTACGTTTACCTTTGACCTGCGACAATATGGTCGCAGAAAAAGACGCAACATGCTTGAGGCCGTTAAGGTTCAGCAAACTTTGGTGGCTTCATGGATCAGAGATATGGACCACCTTGTTTTGCGATCTGGTCTCAGCGACCTCAGGTGAGTTCACTGTGACCCAGCAAACAAGGATTCAGCTTGAGGCTGAACCTCAGGAGGAGGGTGAGTCAGTATGTACTGTCTGTGTTAACATGCTAATTTACCAAAGAATCCCAGGCGGAGGGCCAGATGACAAAGCCGTCACATCATCTGTCAGATGTttgaaacaatgttttaaaTCTGAATCTGAACCGCCGGCGTCACCCCATCAGTCCAGTGTCACAAAGGGCCGACTCATCCATCCATAATGTCATTGGCTTCTTTGACTCGCAGAAACCCACATGACAAGTGTCGGAAGCCCAACAGTGGAGGAAGAGTTCAGAGCCACAGCGACATGACGGATGTGGACTTGCTGCCAAAGCAGGCGATCGGGAGATAAAAGCCGCTGATTTTGTTCGAAGGAAATCTTTAGAATCACCAATTAGCTGCGTGCAAACTCTGACTTCTTCTTGGGTGGTTTTGTTTGCAGTCTGTGTAATTTAATTACCAGGACTGAGCCTTGGCACGTTGTTGCCCAACCAGACTTCACTGACTGGTCTCATCCTTCTAGGCCGATGCAGCcatgtctccatggcaaccagccTTAGCTGGTTTAACTGGTGAGCAACACGCGTTGTCTCATACGCTGTTGTTTTGTGCGTGTAATAGCCTCCAGGTGATTGAAGTTCCCATGGACAGCAATACTGCACCGTTCTGGAAGAGGCCTTATACCATGGTGCAGCTGTATAATTATACACGTCGTAGCATGTGGTTCACTACAGACAAGGCTCAGAAGGAGTCGACTATTTTATTGCATCTTCATCTAAAGATGAACGCCACTTTCTACCGATGCACATTAATCCCATCTTTgttccagtccatcctcacctcctccatcactgtctggtacagcagcgccacctccagggaccagagcagactgcagcgcatcgtgcgttctgctgagaaggtgatggttgcagcctgccacctcttcaggacctgtatgtctccaggacccagagacgtgcaggtgggatcagagccttcgacccttctcaccctggtcatggactgtttgttccatGGCAATAAACTTGAATCTGATTCTGAGTGTAACAAGGCAGCACAACTTCAAAAGATCAGGGACACTCTCTATTCACACAAACAGGGTGAAGTCATTGCTAGAAGGATGACATCAATGTGCTGATGCAGGACGATCCAGCTGGGGGGCAACAACAGAACATTGGAGCGACAGTGACTCTGGAGGTTTAGTGGGTCGTCCGAGTGCCGGTCGATCAAATCCAAATCGCTTACTGTCGTAGTGTCCTTGGGCAAGACATGCCTTGTCTGACTGTGGATGAATGATCGTAGAGGTGGAAGGGACTGTTCGGAGCATATGGGCAGTGCGGCAGTGGCCACAAATATAATGGGTCTGACTGAAATGGAAATTGTTTCCGCTGCCACTGGAGACTTTTGGCGACTTTTCAAACTGTCCCGGcgacttttatttttgaaaagcaacTTTTCGCAGTCAAGTTTTCGATCAGAAACTTCCATTGCTCATGTGAAAGGCCTAAGTCACCCAAGTGTTACAGAGCAGCGCCGTCTGCTGTCAGTCTGCTGACATCATttactgttcaccaatatatccaccagggggcagtcCAGAAGTCAAAAGTGTATGACAAGGAcgaactccaaaaccaacatggcgactgtggaacaactattgataatgtacctctcaCACAAAAGGCAGGCGCTGAGGAGGTTatatatatcgccactggaggacggagaattgcCGAAATTGTTAcctcttcttcgtgtctcaccAGAGCTACGTATCGGATAGTAACAGCCActctgccccccatggtttcaggtggtcCGTTTGGCCCGTATCCATAAGcattgtggaaacgtgcagaactacggaggagatgaagacagagcacggacagaaggcgtCAACGTTAATGGCTTGACGTTGTTGACACCTTGGCCAGTCAATGAAAGGCAGTGTTTGACCATCCAGTAAAGGTAGTGCCTTTAATGATCATGCCACATAAGGTGCCACATATACCAAGCCACATCTAACAGGAAGTAGCGATGAGCGCTCACGTGCGTCAACCATCACATGACCTTACCCCAACCACCTCCCCTTGAAAGTCATGTAAGAGAGGAGTCATTTGATGCCGGTGCCAGTTGAGGTTTTGCAACAATGAATTTGCGGCCCAAAATATGCTCCTCTTGTGGCGGAATGAAACAGCAAGCTCCACATCATTACGGAGGAGAGACTGTCAAACATGTCTGATGCATCTTTGTATGCGACTGAATCACTACAAGTGTGTTCTGGTTGAGGTCACAGACGAGTGAATGAAGTGCTAAGAGAGTGAATGCGGGGAAGTATTCAGAATGGGCAGGCTGTTTTTCAAAGAGGGTGTGGAGCACCCGTGGAGGAGCTATATAAACGGATGAACAGATAGTTGACACAACAGCTCTGGGACACTCTAGCAACTCCATCATGGCCAGACCAAAAGAGGTTCTCCAGAAGCTTGCAGCGGCCCTCCACATTCAGCACGTGCTCCTGCGTCAGGCCCTGGCGGAATGCCTGGGAACCCTCATTCTGGTGGTGAGTAGCTCCACCATCTGCTCCAGGCACCTTGCTGCTGGGCTGTTTTCGTTACATTACACTAAGCTGTCAGTTAGTTTAAAGCAGTTTAGAAGACTCTGTTTAGGTTTGCATGATGTCGCCTGAGCTACACTGTCCAGCTCCAAAATGTCCAATGGTTTTCAGACCGTTATAAGTTGAAACAGACTGTGAATGTCCTCCATTGAAACGCCATGAAtatgaaatgtgtttcaaaggAGGTTGCAAACAGGAAGCGCAATTGAAATTCAAATCGAAGGACGTAGAATTGAAACTTCCAAATTCCAGAATCATGCTTGATATTATGCTCCAAACACGACATTTTCTTAGACTTTAATAACTGCAAAGGTTTGATTGACATAATTGTCGGAAATGGCTTACGAATACTCGATTTATTCTCAGCATTTCAGCCCAAACCGTTGTAAAAGATTCAGCATTTCCTTCTTGACATCGGCGCTGCACTTATTTTCCAAGTTAAGATTGTACTTAGCATGAACAAAGTGCCTTTTGAAAATCACGCTGGggttcctgcattgtcccagcTGGACGTATTTGAGGAGGAAATAGAAGTGACGCCACGTCTTGCAAGAGTTTCCttgtttgatgatgaaacaGTCCAGCGTTTCTTCTTTGGCTCATATTTCTATCCTCGTCGGTACCAGTTTGTGGAGTGAGCAAAGTACTGTATGACGGCTCTTTACCCTATTATTGGAGCACCTTAGGCTGCtggtattttgttttattcacaagGAGACCAGGCATTGAAAAGCCCCTGAAGAAAACAGTGTGATTCCTCTAAATTGAGTGGGAATGTTGGGTTGTGTGCTACAACCTGAAAGAAAAACACCTCTGCACTCATTGCTCCCGGTCGCCGGCCGACAACAAAAACATCGGGGTGAAGGGTGCTGGTGGTAAAGTGTTGGCCCACATTGTTATCCTTCCACCCAGCTGCGACGGATCTGCTCATTCTCCAGGACTCTTTACTCAGCAGCGGCTTGGCCTCCTCTGTGGTAGGAGTCGGCCTCTTGCCGAATGTGAACAGCACCAGCAGTTTCACACAAGCATGCACCTGACCTCCCGGGGTCAGAGGGACACCCCCTAGATAAGACCAAAGACCAGACTTGGTGAGAGGCTCCCTCTCAGTATTTCAGGGAAAATAAATAGGCTGTCACACATGTGGAagactgatgtgttttccttCTGTCCAGATGTTTGGATGTGGAGCGGTCGCCCAGTGGGTGCTGAGCGGAGCTTCTCATGGCACTTTCCTCTCCGTCAACTTCGCCTTCGGATGTGGAGCGACACTCGGCATCCTGGCCACTGGCGGGATCTCAGGTAAATGCCATCAGAGATAGTTTTGGTGATGACCCTGTTAGTGTCATTTTGTTGGTTCCTATACATAACATCTGTCCTTCTAGTGTCTAGTCCAAAATGGTATCAAGCATATCCACACAAGACCAGCATTTCTAGTCACAGAAACCAGACCTTTTTGAAACTGAGTGATGAAGTGTGTGTCCCCAGACATTCTCCGTTCTCAGTTCAatccaacatcatcatcagacTCCTGTAGTTTATTGAGTACAATATAATTTTGGGGTTGTGGCTTACATTCTGGTGTAATTCTTGCATCCTATGTTGACACCAAAGACAACCTCCCACATGCGACATCACGTAAAGGGGGTGGTCAGGACTTGCACGGGGCAAGGCGAAGGCGGAGCTCTAACCGCTACCTCTTGGTTCAGTCAAAAAGGAAAGGAGCCCCACCACATGGCTTAACCTGAACTGCAATCCCTTTGTGCCACTGAAGGCATGTGTCCCCTTGCAAATAGCCCCTATTTGACACCTTGAGAGTGTTGGTCTTTGCACCAAATCCTCCCTGAATGGTTCATTTGTTGGCCACAAATCAAGGGAGGAAATACTCTTTCATCTTTAGACTACTCCCCTTCTCAACCAATCTTCACTAACATCCATCAACCTCCTTCTATCTCCAACCACTTTTTCTTTGCCGTTGTCTTGTCCGGACAAAGCCGCAGTCTGCGCTTCTCACCGTGTCCAGACCATTCCAAGGTCAAGCTGTGAGGAGAGCGATCTTTGTTGTATTGCCGTGCAGTGTACGTCACCTTGACTGAACCAGCTCCTGCTTCACAACTCAGCATCTCACAGAACCCAAGGTTCAACACTGTAGCTAATGCGTTAATCCTTGGATCCTCCATGTGTTTTGATAAGATCTCCCCAACCGTTTAATTCTCCGTGTCTCACATGGCCAGTTCCACCACATCACTGCGTACTTGAGCCTTCAGCGTGTCAGCTGTCAGGTTGCTTCATAAGTCTCGACAATAACTCACGGAAATGAAACCCCATTAaaactcatttattttgtggAATTCATTTAAGGGGTGTGGTGTGTTCTGAAGTTTGATTCGCTCCCATTATGCCAAAGCCTTTTTTGGAAGTGTATCTGCGTTATTGCATTTATTCCAGGAGATTCAAGTGAACAATCAGATAATGCCACTGATGCACGAGTCGATGGCATGATAGCAGAGGGGAAACTTCACAGAGTGGGTGGACGCTGCAGAGGAGAGTGTCGGGAGAGGAAAGGAAAGTGTAATggtccctctctcacacacacacacgcacacacacacactcttttgtGGTCTTTAATTGAAAGCGAGTGAGTCAATTCCATATCCAAGCCTTCCTGTCAAAAGCAGCCAGAACAACAAAGAGGTCCACAGTTCACTCGTACTCACTTGTTCGATGTCTTTATAATGAGGCTGTCGCTCTTACACTGGCTGCAGCGAAATAACTTCCCGTAATTAGATCGCTGCCATCACACGATTAAGATTGCGCGAATGAAAGTGTGCTGCTGACAGAAGAGAGCACTCTCTTCAAAGTTTGAGGTGTGCACTTCCTGTTCCCCATCCCTCCGCCCTTTATGAAGCCACAGAGGAGGTCCATTTTTGAGAGGCGGTGGGAAGCTTGGGAGGGGACTCCGGGAGCAGGACTGGAGGCCGGGAGATAAGCCTCCTGCCCGCGACCACACAATCTGATGGtggatttatttatgtgtttctCGAGGTGGCCACCTGAACCCAGCGGTGACCTTCACGCTCTGCTTACTGGGGAGGGAGCCGTGGAGGAAGCTCCCGCTGTTCTTTGTGTTCCAGACCTTCGGAGCATTTCTGGGCGCTATGATCATATATTGCATGTATTTTGGTAAGTATGTGGCCgttttaaacataaacataatgaCCCCAAATACCGTgaattctggactataagctgaCACTTTTCTCGCGCAGTCTGAATCCTGTGGCTAATAcaacgtggctaatatatggatctTTACTGACAAACAAGTAAAAAACATTGAGCCTACtactgttttattgaccttaaagtgctcaaaatgcacagTTTTCACCCAGAGgatccgcagctccgccaacacgagaagcagcagctgagaccagctgtggtgtcggaacttcggagacatgcgaaaacagcgcattttgagctatttaatgtcagtaaaagatgtgtggagttcatgattcaagatcAGAACATTGaccgcaccactgcacccgcagcttaaagagaacaagatctattttcctgctTAAATTTAGTGAGTGCGGTTAATATTGTGAGGGGGAACCTGCGGCAGTTATCAGTTATTACAACATGAATTTGTCAGAAGTCActcttaaatgttttttggaCGGGTGAAGAACCTTCTATCATGAATGATGCACAGACTAATAAACAAATCAGACATGATCTCTCATAAAACACAATGTGCATTTTAGTCATGTGTGTCTTCGGTTTACTACGCCAATAAGCCCGATCTCTGTGAAACAAATGCCGCTTGTAAATGTTTTCACACTGTGAAGGAACAGCATCTGCTGCAGACTGCTGGAGGAGGCAAGAAGACTCGATGGTTCACTATTGAGAGCCACTGTTGTCCCTTAACTGTCACGGGAGCTTGCTAGTAGCACTGTATGCAGTCAGGAGTCACAAaattcatattgaggtgtaaaacctttcctgtctccacactggaccgtggtagagtgtcacaggggaggtgctggagcgctcactccagggtttgatgtcctgttgtgggctggagctgggacagggatgaggccagtctgggacagagcgtgacttggtttatgactttgtcacagccaaactgcacagaagcgcacattcagagctggacacgcaccgggcacctcttcccttctggagagacctcactcactcggcaacccctcccacatgcagcggccacacacatagaggaacagccacctgcagcagacactctacccCTCCCCCTTCCGCTCTCCCCCAAACTTTCTCATCAAATCTTCATAATTCACAGTGGTCACCTATATCGACTTCAAAACGAAAAAATTGTGGAAAGGTGAGGGATTTTCACGCCCGTAAATCATTTGAATAACTCAAATCATCTTGAGTTAACTTCACTTGGAAGAGCACTGAGCGAGCCAGTCCATCTCTCTCTCATGGAGCCACCAACATCACTTCAAGTGCATGAGCATCTCCTTAGTATCACACACTGGATGATGCTGTATCAGTTGCATGTTGCGGATACAACACTGGCAGTCGTTTGGGAAGCCCTTCGGAAGGAGGTGAACTGGTGGGGTGGATCTCAACACTCTAGAAACGTGGACAGTAGATCCCCTTTTTGCAAAGGTTGGGTCCTAAATGAACCTACAAGGTCTATCTACTGTGTGATGCCCAAGTGTCGGTTTCTCAACTGGCCTATTTGAAACAAGGCTGACGGTTCGCATTTGAAATCCGCTTTCAAACCCTGCCACGCTccggagaggatgaagatgatgcgTGGAGCTTACGTTTtgatgactcagcagcagcGGCTTTAAGCAGAAATGAAGCTCCCTACATACGGCTGTGTATCTTCGCTGCGGTCTTTTCAAACGTACTTTCATAAGCGCGGTTGTTAGCACttcattgaaaatgtttgtgaaacgACTCGGCTGTCACACTTAATTGACGTGTCCACCGACGACCGTGTGCATGAAGACATTTAGCGGTTCATATGGGAAGCGATTAACGTCCTGTGCAGCCAGAGATTGGCTCTGCTGAGCGGGGTCTCCGCTTGCTCGCTAATTGGGGTGGCGATGTTGAATATGATTATTTCCCTGCATCCACTGCGGGGAAATGATTCTGTCCAACTGTAACCCCCTGTATACAATAGTTAATGATCCCGGGATAAAAGTTGAAGCTCTCCAGGGGGGTCAGGGATGGAGGCTCGCTGCTGCTTGGtggctgtttgtgtgtctccACTATAGCGGCAGAAGCCGTGTGTAAACTGGACCCTTTTTACTCACCTCTTTGGGTGAAACCATGTTGTCTGTTTCTGTTACATGCAGAGCCCAGCAGGTTctctcagaatcagaaccagaatTTCATTTATTGCCATGTCCAGTGGGGGgcccaccaactagggaagTCTTTCGAaatgaagtgctgacagaaaaaataaaataaaataaaataaaataaaataaaataaaataaaataaacaacaaaggctgttcacgaattcaacagtgtgacagccgaggggaagaagctgttcctgtgacgggaggttctggtctggatggaccgtagcctcctgccagagggaagagggacaaacagtccatgaccagggggagaagggtcgaaggctctgatcccacctgcacgtctctgggtcctggagacacacaggtcctgaagaggtggcaggctgcaaccatcaccttctcagcagaacgtacgatgcgctgcagtctgctccgGTCCCTCAGGTCGCATGCAGCGGACAGCTCACCGACAATAAGTACTTACAACGTAttcacattttttcctttcactCTCATTTAAAGACGAATGTTTGCCAATTGAAATCAGTGCCATCCGAAATAAAACCTCTTGGTTTGATTGAAACGGTCCAATTATCTCCTCGAACTGAAGCCTGAAATGTGTGCTCGCTGTGTTCTTGGCCAGGCTCTCGGTCATTAAAATGAAGGGATAATTGGTGATCCACTTGTACGCTTGGTGTCCAACAGAAGCCTTGTGGGACTTTGGCGACGGGGAGTTGGTGGTGGTTGGGAGCAATGCCACTGCTGGGATCTTTGCCACGTATCCGTCCCGACACCTCTCGCTGTTACACGGCGTCCTCGATCAGGCGAGAGAGAGTCCACTGTTGCAGCAATAGTATGGTGAATAAATCTGAGTCCTGACGCTTCACAATATTCACAGGTTATTGGAACAGCTGCCTTGATTCTGTGCGTCCTGATCATCGCCGACCCGCTCAAGAAAACAGCGGTGCCTCACAGTCTACAGGCGTTCACAGTGGGCGTGGTGGTG
It contains:
- the LOC128770802 gene encoding aquaporin-3-like; its protein translation is MARPKEVLQKLAAALHIQHVLLRQALAECLGTLILVMFGCGAVAQWVLSGASHGTFLSVNFAFGCGATLGILATGGISGGHLNPAVTFTLCLLGREPWRKLPLFFVFQTFGAFLGAMIIYCMYFEALWDFGDGELVVVGSNATAGIFATYPSRHLSLLHGVLDQVIGTAALILCVLIIADPLKKTAVPHSLQAFTVGVVVFVIGLSMGFNCGYAVNPARDLGPRILTALAGWGREVFTVNSYWFLVPICAPFLGALVGVIMYQLMIGYHLEGDERQRKKQEGTEEEEEEEEEEGRLKLSRVSRNQEA